A genomic segment from Tuwongella immobilis encodes:
- a CDS encoding DUF503 domain-containing protein produces MMVGTLRVRMRVREARSLKDKRQVVRSILDRLRSAFSVAAAEVDCLDEHQVADLGIALVGPEAQPLHRQLEQIRDHLRRHPIAEYLSGQITVDRVLD; encoded by the coding sequence ATGATGGTAGGAACCTTGCGGGTACGGATGCGAGTGCGGGAAGCGCGCTCGCTGAAAGACAAGCGCCAAGTGGTTCGTTCCATCTTGGATCGGCTTCGCAGTGCGTTTTCGGTGGCCGCTGCCGAGGTCGATTGTTTAGACGAGCATCAAGTTGCCGATCTGGGCATCGCCTTGGTGGGGCCGGAAGCGCAACCGCTTCACCGTCAACTCGAACAAATTCGGGACCATCTCCGTCGTCATCCCATTGCGGAATACCTCAGTGGCCAGATTACGGTTGATCGGGTGTTGGATTGA
- the rbfA gene encoding 30S ribosome-binding factor RbfA, translating into MKSHRLARINSVIREVASETILFEIKDPRVKMVTVTRAEVSADLQHAKIYVSVLGTEAQTKTALHGLRSAAGFVQSRLGDRMKSRYTPVLHFVIDEGVKNSIEITRLINEALKNGKPDEDSNSEEHFRDELDSASELGENEDFTEEDDDSEDLSESTDADESSIPANSATSKSADSAASAAPPPSPQTGAADGSAG; encoded by the coding sequence ATGAAATCGCATCGGTTGGCCCGGATCAATTCGGTGATTCGCGAGGTCGCCAGCGAGACGATCTTATTTGAGATCAAAGATCCGCGCGTGAAAATGGTGACCGTGACGCGAGCGGAAGTCTCTGCGGATTTGCAACATGCGAAAATTTACGTTTCGGTGCTGGGGACCGAAGCGCAGACGAAGACCGCGCTGCATGGGTTGCGCTCGGCGGCAGGGTTCGTGCAATCGCGGCTGGGCGATCGCATGAAGTCGCGCTACACCCCCGTGTTGCACTTTGTCATTGACGAAGGTGTCAAGAATAGCATTGAAATTACTCGTTTGATTAACGAGGCGTTGAAGAACGGGAAGCCCGACGAAGATAGCAATTCGGAAGAACATTTTCGAGACGAGCTTGATTCTGCGTCGGAATTGGGGGAAAATGAGGACTTCACCGAGGAAGACGACGATTCGGAAGATTTGAGCGAATCGACCGACGCGGATGAGTCGTCCATCCCGGCGAATTCGGCGACTTCGAAATCGGCAGATTCTGCTGCTTCCGCTGCACCGCCACCTTCTCCGCAGACCGGGGCCGCTGATGGATCAGCGGGATAG